A stretch of DNA from Aliarcobacter thereius LMG 24486:
TTATTGTAAAGTAGTTTTGAGTAAAAAAGCCCTTATTAAAAGGGCTTTTATTAAATAGCTTTTGAAGTAATTTTTGTAAGTCTTTGAGTAAATGCAACTCTATCACTTACATCATTTCCATCACTTATTTTTGCTAAATCAAGTAAAATCCAAGAGATATCTTCAATCAACTCTTCATCTTTTGTAAGATTTAGTTTTTGTACAATCTCATGATTTGGATTTATCTCTAAAATTGGTTTAACCTCAGGAACATCTTGTCCCATTTGTCTAAACATATGAGCCATAGCTGCCATTTGTGCATCTTGGCTATCTTTTGTTATACAAGAAGCATAATCATTTAGCCTATTTGTAATCTTTACCTCTTTTACCTCATCTTTTAGCTTATCTTTGATTCTTCCTAATAAATCTTGATATTTCTCATCTTGCTCTTTTTTTTCATCTTCATTTATCTCAACTTTTGGAGCTTCACAAGTTGTTATATCTTTAAATTCCCACTCTTTAAATGCTCCAATAGCTGGTGTTATAATCTCATCAATCTCTTTATCATCTAAGATTAAAACTTCTATACTATTTTTCTTGTAGCTTTCAAGTAAAGGAGAGTTTCTTAATACTTTTTCATTCTCTCCAATTATATAATATATAGCTTTTTGCTCACTATTGGCTCTTTGTTTATAATCTTCAAGTGAAGTCATTTTTGCTTCATCATTTGTTGATTTATATCTTAAAAGTTCTAAAATAGACTCTTTATTTGTATAATCTTGATAAACACCCTCTTTTAATGCTCTTATATATTGACTTATAAACTTCTCGTATTTCTCTTCATCTTTTGAAAGTTTTTTAATCTCACTTAAAATCTTTTTTACACTAGATTGTTTGATATTTGCTAGAATTCTATTCTCTTGTAAGATTTCTCTACTTACATTTAAAGGTAAATCTTCACTATCTATTATTCCTCTAACAAATCTTAAATAAGTTGGAAGTAGTTCTTTATCATCATCTGTTATAAATACTCTTTTTACATATAGTTTAATTCCACTTTGATAATCTGCTCTATACA
This window harbors:
- the htpG gene encoding molecular chaperone HtpG, which encodes MAKHQFQTEVGQLLNLMTHSLYSNKEIFIRELVSNGSDAIDKLNYLRLTDEKLKDSFASWKGEINITFDEKDKSLTIIDNGVGMNDEDMIASIGTIAKSGTKSFIEALTGDAKKDSNLIGQFGVGFYSVFMVASKVDVISKKAGEDIAYKWSSDGTGEFDLAPCTKESTGTVIYIKLKDEEAEEFTSKYRIKNIVEKYSNHIAYPIFLNYDEEVSEELSEEDKKAGKEALKKTERKKEQINAATALWTQSKSKLKDEDYNSFYKTISQDSNDPMLTIHTKTEGVNEYTTLFYIPQNAPMDMYRADYQSGIKLYVKRVFITDDDKELLPTYLRFVRGIIDSEDLPLNVSREILQENRILANIKQSSVKKILSEIKKLSKDEEKYEKFISQYIRALKEGVYQDYTNKESILELLRYKSTNDEAKMTSLEDYKQRANSEQKAIYYIIGENEKVLRNSPLLESYKKNSIEVLILDDKEIDEIITPAIGAFKEWEFKDITTCEAPKVEINEDEKKEQDEKYQDLLGRIKDKLKDEVKEVKITNRLNDYASCITKDSQDAQMAAMAHMFRQMGQDVPEVKPILEINPNHEIVQKLNLTKDEELIEDISWILLDLAKISDGNDVSDRVAFTQRLTKITSKAI